A window of Candidatus Thermoplasmatota archaeon contains these coding sequences:
- a CDS encoding biotin transporter BioY, producing the protein MEINMYIDKYKTIRYNFFRWRYELNVFYKLTLALSFACLTGLLAQLRFYLPGTPVPVTGQVFGVLLAGVILGTWGGMSQIMYLGIGAAGIPWFAGFNSGLSYLLGPTGGYLIGFVFSAFFIGYIVDRYIRSRSFLTMFAIMLFSTFTLIYIPGLIQLYIWMGAAVGIRELITIAVIPFIAADIIKAAVAAGIASSITPKNAYGKEIDV; encoded by the coding sequence ATGGAAATAAACATGTACATCGACAAATACAAAACAATAAGATACAACTTTTTCAGATGGAGATACGAGTTAAACGTTTTCTATAAACTAACACTAGCTCTAAGCTTCGCATGTTTAACAGGACTACTAGCACAACTAAGATTCTACCTACCAGGCACACCAGTTCCAGTGACAGGACAAGTTTTCGGAGTCCTATTAGCTGGAGTAATACTAGGAACATGGGGTGGAATGAGCCAAATCATGTATCTAGGAATCGGAGCAGCAGGCATCCCATGGTTCGCAGGTTTTAACAGCGGCTTATCCTACCTTCTAGGCCCCACAGGAGGATACCTCATAGGGTTTGTATTCTCAGCTTTTTTCATAGGATACATAGTTGATAGATACATACGTTCCAGAAGCTTCCTAACGATGTTTGCAATAATGCTATTCTCAACATTCACACTAATATACATACCAGGACTAATACAACTCTACATATGGATGGGAGCAGCAGTTGGAATCCGGGAGCTAATAACCATAGCAGTAATACCATTCATCGCAGCTGACATAATCAAAGCAGCAGTAGCAGCTGGAATAGCAAGCAGCATCACACCAAAAAACGCATATGGAAAAGAAATCGACGTATGA